The genomic stretch GAGTGAGTAGCACTAAAATTGTGATTATATAAATTCGTACAGCGAACATGCATAACATTTGTACGTTTCTATGCACTTCAATTTTaatgtatattgatttttttGGCAGAGTTTATTAGGAATGCAAGTAGATGACTAGTTAATTTTTTTCGGAAAAGAatatgaattttctttttccttgttgGTTTTCTCATGACGTGTAGAGTTCGGGGAAGTCATCGGTGTTGGAGAGCTTCGTTGGGCGTGATTTTCTGCCTAGAGGatcaggttttttttttccctatttttttcttgtttattctctttatcttcattttctctttgccTTTTGTCGTGTGTGTATAATTTtgtgatttgattgatgctaATTAAGAGAAGTTAGTTGTATTATGATGATCGAAAGTtacaagtttgatgttggagcAGAAATGCTTTCGTGGTGAATACTAAATGCTAGAGGGCATCGCGTGTTGTTAATGGATTTCACATCATTAACTACGAGCGTCATTCTTGCTGAGGGAGTTTGAGGAAATTAAGAATGAAGTTTGAATGCATCACAGCTCTTAAACACAGCAAATGTCAATCATTTATTCCCCTTGCTTCAATTTTCCTGATTTTAGTGTTCTTCGGAGCAACTAATTATGCTTATGGGTTTTAAATTTATAATGCTTGTAGGGATTGTAACAAGAAGGCCTCTGATCCTGCAACTCTACAAGATAGATCCTGGAAAAGAGAATTATGCACAGTTTCTTCATACTGGAGATAAAAAATTCATAGACttttgtaagttattttcttcTGCTGTTTTAAATGGTAATGTTGTGAATATTGTAAATGCATTGGATAGTTTTGAGAGTGAAATGAAGATCACTAGTTGAATGCAACGAAGCTGCCTAACTTGCAGGTGTAAGGCTGCATGAATTGCCTCTTTTTATTCATTAAACTGCAGAATAGGATGATCTGTTAATTTTCTGATTAGCTGTCAGCTTTTGCCTTGGTGACGTGGCAACATAGCCATATCTGCTTCATTTGAAAGTAACAGTGTCTTACCACTGGTAGACATTTTATCATCTTAGATTTTTTTCCTAGTGgtttttccatttctttaagTGGAGTGAAAAACATCATAAAAGACATTTTGCACAACCGTACACTATTACAATGTTCATTTTGATTCATTATGCTTCCCTTGTGAAGCCATGGTTCGGAAAGAGATTCAGGAAGAAACTGACAGGGTGACTGGGAAAGCTAAGCAGATCTCTGCACTGCCCATTAATCTCAGTATCTACTCCCCTAATGGTGCGTTTTAATTTGAGAAATCTTTCATGATTTCTTAACTTTTGGCGATTATGATTTAAGATATTGATTTCTTACTTTGGTGATCCTTAATTTTGCAGTTCTGGTTTTCTTCATATTCTCCTATCTTATTCCTTCACTAACAATATCTTTTCCTTTCGCTTAATTTCTTTACTTGCAGTTGTAAATTTAACTTTGGTAGATTTACCTGGTTTAACCAAAGTTGCTGTGGGTATGTCATTCTTTTTGGCTAATTTTCTGTTATTCTTTGTTGCACAATCATTATGCCTTACTTACAAGTTTGCGTTTGCAGAGGGACAGCCTGAAAGCATAGTCCAAGAAATTGAAAATATGGTTCGCTCATATGTAGAGAAGGTAGAATGATGCTCTCATATTTTGTGGAAAATACTCTCATTGAATAGCTAAATCTCAGTAAACTCCTCTGATCCTATTGATTGATGCTCATACTAAAACCGAAGCACTTTGATTTGGGTGTGCCACTcattatcatttttttatctaGTTTGATTTGGTAAATGACTCTACTTAAAAGATTTGGAAGCGTATGAAGGTAACTTCTGAGTTTGGAGACATGATAAGTAGCTTCTTGTAAGCACAAAGTGTCATTTTATATAATGACGGAAGATTCTTCTTCATTGGAATTTTCTTAACCTTTAGCACACCCTTGAACTGGAATTGAAGTACAgaatttgttgattttggacaAAATTGCAGTTTGTATTTACATTTGATTGCTGATCATCTTGTTTCTGGTTGTAGCCAAATACAATCATCTTAGCCATAACTCCTGCCAATCAAGATCTTGCCACATCTGATGCTATCAAGATTGCACGAGAAGTTGATCCAGCAGGTAATTTCTGTGGTAGAGTTCTAACAACCTTGCTATGTCACTCTCTCGTCTTAACTGATTGGAATGTATTCTTGGAAATATTTTTTGTCTCTTTGCACTATTGATGCATCCTATATACAGGAGAACGGACCTTTGGCGTGTTGACAAAGCTTGATTTGATGGATAAAGGAACAAATGCGCTGGATGTAAGTGTCTTTACTTTTTCCAAGAAGTTTGTCTGAGACTGGTTGAAAGTGATTGCTTATATCAATCTATTGTTTGGCAAGGTAGCCTCTACCAATATATTATGTGTTGTGCCTAACATTATTCCATAAACTTGGTTTTAGCCAATTTTCTGGTTGGTTCTTACTCAACTTTCTTTTTGTTGTCAACTTTCTCAATATCCAGAGTTTAACATCAGCACTTTTAGAGTTAAGGTCTATGTTTTTTGGAGGTCATTTCTAATTAAATATGCTCAAGATCAACAAGGGATTTTAGAAACAACCATTTAAATTCTTTGGATCTTCATGATTGTTGTGTTAACATGATGAATCTCCAAACTAGATGGAGTTGTTGCAGGTTATTTAGTTTTCCAGGAAATTGCTCTTGAATTAGCTGAAGTTAGAGCAGGCATGAGTTGGAGGATTATATGTAGTTTCCTTTTGAAGACAAAAACTGACACTTAGGTCCTTTATCCTTTTGAAGGTTATAATTATCAAGGGCCTTATAGATATATTTCATTAGGATGCAGTTCTGTTCGAGCCTGTGAAGAATGTCGATCGGTTACTTGTTTTCATTACCCACACCTAAGTGTTGCCACTGCAGATGCAAGTTGGTTATTAGAGCTTTCCTGAAAGCCATAATCTTGATAACCATATTGTTTATCTCTGCAAATTTTGCCCGTAGTTCTCAGGGAATGTAGTAGTGTGGCCActctatttttttgtttttctttgttcctATATCCTATAGTTAGATTTCTAAGTATGCAAACATTATTAActtacagttttttttttaaatttccagtttttatTCTGTTTGGTTTCTTATGTATTACCACCACCAAATGATGGATGATATGAGAACGATCTATTCGAGCGACTAGCAATGTCTCTATTTAGATGCCATTTCAGGATTTAGAATTCCACCCCACCCTGCCTCTAGATTTCTCACTCAAGGTTCACCTTTCTTCCACCAAGGTGCTTGAAGGAAGATCATACAGACTGCAACATCCCTGGGTTGGGGTTGTTAACCGTTCACAAGCTGACATAAACAGAAATCTTGACATGATTGCCGCCAGGCATAGGGAGCGGGAATTCTTTGCAACTAGCCCTGAATATGGGCACTTGGCCAGCAGAATGGGTTCAGAGTATCTTGCAAAACTTCTTTCCAAGGTACATGTTTGCACTTATGTTTTGCTTACTGACGCCACAATATTTTTCCATTGTTTGGAATAACTTAGAGTTCACTAAtaattattttgaaaatatcTGTGGTTTCAGCACCTAGAATCAGTGATAAAGGCCCGCATACCTAGTCTTGTGTCTTTGATTAACAAAACTGCCGATGAACTTGAATCAGATCTTACCCATTTTGGCAGACCTGTTTCGATAGATGAAGGGGTGAGGACATATACCTACTTCGGTAAATTTGTCTAAACATTAGTTTGTCAATTTCTGTGTTGAGTAATTTGTTCAATTTTGTAGGCCCAGTTGTATACAATCTTGGAGCTGTGTCGGGCATTTGACCGAGTATTCAAGGAACACCTTGAAGGAGGGTACATAGCTCTTCCAGCCTCACCTAGTGCAACTGTTTACTACTCACTCCCCCCACCCACCCCCATGGCCtacaaaacagaaaacaaaaataaaggtTTTTTTTGGGGGGCGGGGGTGGGTGAGGGGGGATGCGAAGAACACAAATGTATAGAAAAAACTTAATCTTCACTTAAAAAGTAGTCTAATGCATCAAATAGAGAATTAAATAAACTTGAATATTTGATTTTCTTAGAAACCATTTGGTTCCATGTTTAATTGGCAATAACACTATCACTTGCCAAGAAAAAAATGTGCAATCATTGTAGCTGCAGCCGCTTATGACTGAAGACCATGTAACACCAGCCATTTGGTTGAGTTATTGCACATCCTGCTGGCTGGATGTTTCTAAGTTTGGGTATTAAACATCTTAGATTATACAACTGATGGAGACATGAGATGTTTGAAATAGCAGCTCAGAGCTTATAGGACAATTTGATTATGTCTGCTAGACTGTGAAGTTTTCAGAAATGCTAATGCAGTCAAATTTAAAGTGATCATACCAGTCCTTTCACTATCACTAATATTTGCTGCACCAGAGTTTTCAATTGCAACTTAAGGTCCTTTTCCTGCAAAGAAACCATGTCATGCGGTCGTATAAGATGTAGGTATAAATTGTTTTAGGAAAATTCCaatctgaaattgattttaggaCCTTATGCTTAAAAACTGTGAAGTAGATGGAGTAAATTGAATGATTTTCAACATCTGTTGACTACagtgaattttttgaaaccCTTATGAGGATTACAAGAATTTGTGATCTCACTATACTAACTTCCACTAAAAGTTTGACCATGAGCTTTTTAAATCTCCATAAATAGGCGTACAGtttttacttttgcatttttcatggtAATAAGCATCTGTACTCCCATATTGGTTATGTTAAGCATCTATTACTTCTCTTGATAGGCGGCCAGGGGGAGATCGGATTTACGGAGTTTTTGACCACCAACTCCCTATTGCTTTGAGGAAGCTCCCTTTTGATCGGCATCTCTCACTACAAAATGTAAAGAAAGTGGTCTGTCAAGCAGATGGATACCAACCTCATCTTATAGCACCAGAACAAGGTTACAGACGCCTgattgagagttctctcaatTATTTCAGAGGTCCAGCTGAAGCTTCAGTTGATGCAGTAAGTGCTTCAGTCTACATGTATCACTAGGATAATGGCTTCTCATTAACTGCTTAAGCATGCCTATTTTGGTTGGATTAAAGAACATTTCTGGTAAGGAAGAATTAGCAGTCCATTGGCTGTAAATGGGCGTGATAAGACTAACACATTAGCATTATGCTTGGGTTGAGGTAAAAGTTTGAAGACGGGATCAATGGATTTACTTCAAGTGTACAACTGGAATAAATGAAAATACTGCAGGCaaaacaaattttcttatatgcAAAGAGGTGGTTTCTGTATCTATAGTTTTGCAAAAGTAATTGCTTGTTTTTCTTAAACTACCAAATGGTCTTGTAGATCCACTTCATCTTGAAGGAGCTTGTCCGCAAGTCAATTGGAGAAACACAGGTAGAAAGTCACTAGTCTATCCCGGTGACATTTGTTAACATTTATTCGTCAAAAGAGAGTTGATGATGGAACTCTAAAATGCAGGAGCTTCGACGTTTTCCAACTCTCCAGGCAGAAATAGTAGCTGCAGCAAATGAGGCATTGGAAAGGTTTCGTGATGACAGCAAGAAGACTGTGTTGCGAATGGTAGACATGGAGGCCTCATACCTCACTGTGGATTTCTTTAGAAAACTCCCGCAAGAAGCCGAAAAAGGTGGAAATCCAAATGTCTCTGCTGCTGACCGTTACAGTGAGGGGCACTTTAGGCGGATAGGTTCAAATGTTTCCTCCTATGTAGACATGGTGTCTGAGACTCTCAAGAACATGATTCCCAAAGCTGTAGTATATTGTCAAGTTCAAGAGGCGAAGCGAACTTTACTAGATCACTTCTATACACAAGTTGGCAAAAAGGAGGTAAATATCCTTCTCTGACATCTTAGTTACAGGAGATCAATTGATTGTTTTCTTCtgcttttctctctttctttggTTTACCTTGTTTTTGGGCTGAGGGAGGGGGAGGGGAAGGGGAAAGATATCGGGACGATTTCCACTGGACTTTAATTTGTTTCTGCTGAAGCAACAGTAATCGGAACTAAATCTAGTCTGAAACCAATTGGAGGATATGGTTGCACTTGGAATTACTGCTGTCAAAACACTATCGACGGTTTTACACTACGCAGTGGACCAAAACACTCGAGTCTTCTCAAAATCTTTTCATGAGTTGGAATTCCATATTTTCACTCATTGGGTGTAATCTCAGTCAAATTTTGTTACTACATGTAAAAAATTTTTGCATCAAAGCCAATTTTACACACACAGTTGCTAATGATAGGTCAAAGAATGAGGATTTTGTACACAGCTGTaagtttaattgtttttatctTGTAGGGCCGTCAGCTTGCTCAGTTATTGGATGAAGATCCAGTGTTAATGGAAAGGAGGCAGCAGTGCTCTAGGAAGTTGGAGTTGTACACGGCTGCTAGAAATGAAATAGATTCAGTGTTGTGGACAAGATAAAGGATTGTAGATTACATCTTATCTGATGAAAAGATTGAATGATTTAGGTAACTGCATTTCATGTTCGGTTGCAAAATTTTGTTGATCATTCCAATTTAAATGCAAAAACCTTAATGTTCACCAGTTGATTTGTGAGAGGAGACTATAATTTCTTTATTAATATCTTAAATAATCCGGCAGCAGCTAGCAACTCTGCTCCTTCTCACATATAAGCATACACCCACCCACAGTAGTTGcgagtggtggtataagatggaTACACCTGATGTGAAGTGCGTGTCATagatttgaaaatttggcatTAGTATTGTAGCCATTTGACCCACAAGTGAATCCAGACGGCAAATGAAGGTTCTCACCCTTCTACCATACGATCAAAATTCTTCACACCACAAAACACATACTTTTATGTTGATCGTTTAGAATAATTAGAGCAAGAGAGATTTGACAGATATTCATTTCTCAATGATTTAGTTGTGTCCACTAAATTTTTAACCTTAAAATACTTCAAAATGTTGATATTGACGTTTACAAGTCCAAGGACTCGAACTGTGGTGGCCAAAGCCAATATCACATCGCCATCAATCAATCCTGTAAATTTCCTCAATTCAACAGGGAGAGGAGAGGATATGAAGCTGTTCTGGGCTGTAGTTATTGCATATACCAAGGGGGTCATATTGCACTGCTCTTCACTTGTTAGCAAATGCAGTATCTGTTGATCTGCCAGCTCTCTTATCAAACTCTTCCAGTGCTGCCCAGAGTTTTGGATCTTCATAATTTTTTATGAGCAGTGCAGGCTTTGCTTGCATAAGCAAATTCTCAGGATTTCTTGTTGTTAAGCCAACAACAGGCATCCCAGCTGCAACACCGGCTGTGATTCCAGAAAAAGAATCCTAACCGAGCAGAAACATGACCATAATTAGTTTAAGAATACAGCAAGGCTGTATTCTAaattcacacaaaaaaaaagggcagaAGTCGTCAAAACCTCAAAGATGATACTGTGATCCTTGGACACTTGCAGTATTTCGAGTGCCTTCAAGTAGGGATCAGGGAATGGTTTTGCACGGGTGCAGTCACTTCCAAGAATAACAGCTTCAAAAAAGTCTGAAAGGCCAAGTAGTGAGATCATCAGTTCGGCATTGGGCTTTGGAGCATTGGTAACAGCAACGCGTCTCAAACCACGATCTTCAATCCACTTCCGTAGTTTGTAGAGGCCATCAACGGCCTTCAGTTGCTCCTTTGCCAATCTGTATTTTCCGACCAAAAGAACGTCTAAGACAGGTGGAAACTGAACAATCCCCAGCGGTGGACATAAAGTTAAAAGTTGTAAGATGGTATATAAGAATATGGTTAATAACCTTCTAAACATAGCTTCCTTGTCCTCACAGAATTTAAGGCCCCTTTCAATATCATCAGGGAAAAGAATAGCAGCAACATCATCATTGTGCTTCCCAGCAAAATTCTGAACGTAGAATTCTTCAGTTATTGGAACACCACCATTGAATCCTGTCTGTTAAACACCAGACTTCTTGTTAAAACCCTCCCACAAGAGTACTAGGTTACGAAAATACATCTCAGCAAAGCTGAGATGGATGGATAACCATATTACACCCCCGACTGTTAAATGCAACAGGGCCTATAGATGGAGAGCACACTGCATTTTGTAATAACACAAATGCCTTGCTCAAGCTGAATAAGGTTCTGTTAAGGTGTGCTTACCCTTTTTATATGTAATCcatttattacttgattattcTCAAGGATGAACTAGCAAAACTGAAATGGATATGGTGAGACCATAATTTATACCTCTGGAAGCAGTTCACGGAAAGCATAGTAATGAATGGGATCTGAATCACAAAGAGTTCCATCAACATCAAACAGTACTGCTTCAAGAGGAGCAGCCTGAGTCAGAGAGGGAATACTGCAACCAGAAAACAGAGAACAGTGAGAACTTCCTTCAGAATTTTATAAGggaaaaattattaattttttaacaccaataaattcaaatttaagaaTATTTCATGAGGattatcaatcaataaatcTAAAGTAACCATATGAGAAAGCTCATAATGCTCTAAAACCCCGCCCCCGTACCCCCAAAAAGAATGTTACAGAATGACCATTTTCAAGCATGTTATTTGCTAATCTTGCACAGAGAAGAATTACATTGCATCCCACTTGAATTTAACACTTTACAAGGGCAaatttaacacttgaatttAACACTTAAATTGTATTAGGTTTCATACACACCTTATACTTTAGGATATTTCACTCATAGTTTCTTTTGATTATGTAGAACAACACTTTTTTCCCAATATATTATAATAGAACCTGATCATACTAGACCATTTAGAGCCTAATCAAGATACCCTTTCCAGAATTTTAGGACTATGCTATGGATCAATCCAGTCCTTATGATTGTTCTTTACAGTTAGAATGATTCAAAATTGAACTACCAAAATCCGGAATCAAGCTATCACAACTTATACTCCACAACAAAACCTTCAAGATATGTGCTTGTTCCTTTTCCATTGCCAACAACAACAACACAACAAAAGAGAGGTGTTTGACGCAAAAGTTGCATGAGGAGCTATACATATGCGCAAACGAAAGAAAGGCAAAGGTAATTCTCAGGTCCAAAGTCTGACAAAGAAAGCCAGAGTAAGAACAGGGAAGCAGAAAAATCAAAATGGATGCTGTGGAAAGCTAATGCTTCACTGGCAATTGGATGTCTGCAATCCATGCCATATGGTATGTAAAGAGTCAGTCAGTCACAGTCAATAAACAAGAATGATCCTCAGATGCTCGTCCGGAAAGAGTTCTTTTTAATCAAGAATTTTGGGCCCTAAGAGAATGAAAGCAAAACATAAAAACTGCAATAAAAGGTAAATACCATTGAAACAAAACCTCACCCTCCATTAACCAAGATTCCCACGACTCACAAACTTCTTCTTGAATTTTGATCAATCAATCAAAGAGAAAAAATGAGGgaagaagggggggggggggggaggggagtCTAATTGCGACGTCTCTACTCCCAGCATAGCTAAGAACACCAATCACACACATtcaaaacccaacaaaaaagGTGAAATATCATAGTAACATTTCCTGCGACATCAAAAGAACCACATGCATGTACTCGAACAGCCCCACCAAAATAATAAAGCCACAAAGAAATCTATTTTGGGAGGAAAAGTCAATGAAAGCCCACAGCTGATGATTGTAACTCCTCCACTTAATCGAAAACTGAAGATGGATCCAATTGCACGGGAAaaataaccaagaaataaaatttaagaagAGTCAAACAAAACATTTTCCCAGACAAgacaaataaaacaaagaatTACACAAAGGGACACGTCTTGTATACATATAATGCTGATTTTAAACAAACAATTTCTTCTAAAGACTGGCATAAAAGATCAATAAAATCGACGTTCGAAGTGTAGATTGCAGACCCAATGATCACATCCCAAATACCTCTACAttcaaacaacaaaaagaaaaagcagaaCCCAGATGGAAAATCACCTGTCTGAAGAGTTTCCCGTAGCTGAAACCGTCATTCTTGTGAATTTGTGAGATGTCTGTTCTAAAATGAAAAGTTTTTCAATATCCTGGGAtgagtagttttttttttttttttgccccctAAAACTTTCTAGTTTTTCTGATGGGTGGCTAGAAGAATATAAAGGGGTCCAGAGGAAGAGAATGTGCCAAGGAATCAAGGAAAGCGGAGCCCCAGACAATCGTGAAGATGCCTCTCACTCTTTCCTATTTTCCCCACCCACACATGCAATTGATAATTGCCGTCTATTTTTTGCTACCTCACTTCGAGCGAATGGTGTATATATACGGCATTTACTTACCGTTTCTAGTATTTAGTTTCTTTCATTTATATATGAAATTATTTGTGTAAACGAGGCCAACTCCAATCAGATTGAAAAATAAGAATTATTAATTATTCAAGTTTAATATGCATTTTTTCATAGATTGAATTTTGTGATTGCAATTCATATtgctaaaaattttgaattttcttgaGATGAGGTCAAATTGATTTTCCAATCATCTTGATTTATTAACATGTAAGTTTCAAGTTATATAATTGTTTAGTCAAAGTTCAAGGATTAAAGTTTTTCTTGAGCATGGAGTGATTAGGAATAAAGTAATTATCTACCCTTCTCACGCAAACGTGTAATGTGATGATAGCAAGGAGAATCAAGTCCCActttgctttttcctttttcctctccctctcttgttctTAAGGTTTGTTCATGGAAACtcattaaaataaaatttgtacattaaattattagaaaaataaagttaattaaaaattatataaatgtaGGGTAGGATAATAATTATCAGTATATGCATTCATTTAGTAAATTAAATTGGATGTAATTTAAATGTGAAAATGGCTGTCCAAttccattttttaaaaaatccttATTCCTAAATAACGCCACAATAATGTTTTTTGGTTTTAGACCTAGtagaacttttcaatgattcaaatagTGACTCAATTTGTTCGTAAAGGCTAGTAAGACGTAACCAAATATTAAACAATGTTTGAAACTTCGCCCTCGTTTGGATTCTAGAATTTAGGATATTCAAGAAAAGGCGCAATGCATAACTTGACTTAGAAAATTGTCGTGTCATGGTTCTAAGTCTTGAAGGCATCAGGAGATTGGGTTAGATGGTAAAATGGAAAAGAATTGTGAACAAGAGATTCTGGTTCAAAATCATTTACTTGTCAAAAAAAATGTCttgaaaatatttaatatttttaaaaacaaatataGTAGTTTTTTTAACTGTTCCTATATTTTGTTCTTTCAGAGTGACAATCAGAGCATACCCTTTGGTTCTGGGAGCTAATTATTACCACAATTGACAAAAATTAGATTGCTATCCTTCATACTAGCAATCTCAAAATTAGACAATTCGATCACACTTAAAAATGTGATTACAGAAAACGACTTGGATTGCCATTTTCTACTAAAAAATTGGATCGTTTTTCGTgatcatatttttttattatttttttccctcacatacatcaaatcgctacagtaatttttccataaaaactgacgaaaaatgcaatccaaacaatttTTTCACCGAATGTCTGGCATATACTCAATAATACACCTGAATTACAGCCTAACGTATAAATATAAATACACGCTTGCAATCATCATCCTCGTTCACACTTACACAATTCTCCAATTTAACTCAACTCTTTTATAAACATTAATACCTAACTTCATCTAATGAGCTGTACCCTCCTAAAGAATTGGCTTGGACATTTCCATTTTGACAGAAActcttatatttttattttttatcttttttgtggGTACGAATTTTGACAGCTGCTGTCACTTCTTCTTCGAGAGAGCAAATTTTGTGAAGCTGAGACCAAATTTCCCAATTATCCTGGCCTTTTGCCACTCGTGAATGTGGAAGATTTTCCTTGGTGGGCTGGTGGGCTGTCATCTACTGATGTGGTCAAATAAAGACGGCACACGTGAAACCCGAAACGTGATGATGAGATGCTTCTCTGATGTTTCCTTGTAATCAGTCCAAAAAAGCGTTTCCACGTGTCTTGGAAGCAGTTAAATCAAAATTACCCAAGTACCATCCAGTCATATTCATGTGGACCAAGCAACTGAGGCTCTAGAGGTATGTGGCAGTATAGGCCCAGTAATAAATCACATCAGGCCTAACAGCATCTCCAATTTAAAAGCCCATTATGCATCCATGATTCAATGAGACAGCGCAAGGAGGCCTCCATGATTGAATTGGTAAAAGACATTACTCAAGTCATGATCATATCACGAAAATCTTCTCTGTCATATGAAGTGCGAGTCTGCTTCACCCTGAACCCACCCCTGAGTATAGATTCGAAACAGGATTTATAGATTCGAAacctaaaaatatatatatatatataacttgaTATAATAATACTCTATTATCTTGTTAGCTACTTTGTACAATTGGAAACTGGAGTTTTATGAAAAATCAACAGTCGTTGACTTTTACCCAAAATCTTTCGTAAGTCTCTTTGAGataaatcctttttttttgggtgcaaTTCCAAGTGTCCTGATTGGATACTcagactttttccttttctcttgtaaTATTAAGGGCCTCACTTAGATCGAATTAAATGaatgggataattgcagaaacctccccttaGATTTTTGACAGTTGCACTCATCTTCCTGAGATTTGGAAAATAGTACTAACCTCTCCTAACATGAATTTGGGGTCTATAGTTGACATCAGATAGGATAAATTTATTTCTATACCCTAAGAGTTTAAGATTGTTAGTAAACAAATTTGGGGCAAAAAAATTAGGGCAATAAACAGGtctaaaataactaattaaacaagattaatgattttttttttttgctttattaggcACTATAAGTGCACTGATAAAATGGTGCCATTTTAATGCTCCAACATGGTGCCATTTTGCGATTGACAATATTTGAGAGAACAATGCAAATCATATATTTTCTATATAGAAgagaagcaaaagcaagaaaaatgtaGGAGAAAAGAAACCTACAGGCAAGGCTTCATAAAAGAATAAGTTTTTGTGGTTTTGGTTGAGCTTATTTCATGAAAATCAGAAACAAAAGGAGAAATCAAGGCAAAATCTGAGGATTTTTCTATTAAAAATTTGTAGCAATCAGAAGATGATAGGTAAGCAATTCTCTATCATTTCAACTTAATGCACAAAGTTGTGGTGCT from Coffea eugenioides isolate CCC68of chromosome 8, Ceug_1.0, whole genome shotgun sequence encodes the following:
- the LOC113779915 gene encoding dynamin-related protein 1E-like isoform X1: MESVIRLVNTLQKTCTLLGDYGDDRSLPTLWGSLPTIVVLGGQSSGKSSVLESFVGRDFLPRGSGIVTRRPLILQLYKIDPGKENYAQFLHTGDKKFIDFSMVRKEIQEETDRVTGKAKQISALPINLSIYSPNVVNLTLVDLPGLTKVAVEGQPESIVQEIENMVRSYVEKPNTIILAITPANQDLATSDAIKIAREVDPAGERTFGVLTKLDLMDKGTNALDVLEGRSYRLQHPWVGVVNRSQADINRNLDMIAARHREREFFATSPEYGHLASRMGSEYLAKLLSKHLESVIKARIPSLVSLINKTADELESDLTHFGRPVSIDEGAQLYTILELCRAFDRVFKEHLEGGRPGGDRIYGVFDHQLPIALRKLPFDRHLSLQNVKKVVCQADGYQPHLIAPEQGYRRLIESSLNYFRGPAEASVDAIHFILKELVRKSIGETQELRRFPTLQAEIVAAANEALERFRDDSKKTVLRMVDMEASYLTVDFFRKLPQEAEKGGNPNVSAADRYSEGHFRRIGSNVSSYVDMVSETLKNMIPKAVVYCQVQEAKRTLLDHFYTQVGKKEGRQLAQLLDEDPVLMERRQQCSRKLELYTAARNEIDSVLWTR
- the LOC113779915 gene encoding dynamin-related protein 1E-like isoform X2; translated protein: MESVIRLVNTLQKTCTLLGDYGDDRSLPTLWGSLPTIVVLGGQSSGKSSVLESFVGRDFLPRGSGIVTRRPLILQLYKIDPGKENYAQFLHTGDKKFIDFSMVRKEIQEETDRVTGKAKQISALPINLSIYSPNVVNLTLVDLPGLTKVAVEGQPESIVQEIENMVRSYVEKPNTIILAITPANQDLATSDAIKIAREVDPAGERTFGVLTKLDLMDKGTNALDVLEGRSYRLQHPWVGVVNRSQADINRNLDMIAARHREREFFATSPEYGHLASRMGSEYLAKLLSKHLESVIKARIPSLVSLINKTADELESDLTHFGRPVSIDEGAQLYTILELCRAFDRVFKEHLEGGRPGGDRIYGVFDHQLPIALRKLPFDRHLSLQNVKKVVCQADGYQPHLIAPEQGYRRLIESSLNYFRGPAEASVDAIHFILKELVRKSIGETQELRRFPTLQAEIVAAANEALERFRDDSKKTVLRMVDMEASYLTVDFFRKLPQEAEKGGNPNVSAADRYSEGHFRRIGSNVSSYVDMVSETLKNMIPKAVVYCQVQEAKRTLLDHFYTQVGKKELAQLLDEDPVLMERRQQCSRKLELYTAARNEIDSVLWTR
- the LOC113779690 gene encoding haloacid dehalogenase-like hydrolase domain-containing protein Sgpp yields the protein MTVSATGNSSDSIPSLTQAAPLEAVLFDVDGTLCDSDPIHYYAFRELLPETGFNGGVPITEEFYVQNFAGKHNDDVAAILFPDDIERGLKFCEDKEAMFRRLAKEQLKAVDGLYKLRKWIEDRGLRRVAVTNAPKPNAELMISLLGLSDFFEAVILGSDCTRAKPFPDPYLKALEILQVSKDHSIIFEDSFSGITAGVAAGMPVVGLTTRNPENLLMQAKPALLIKNYEDPKLWAALEEFDKRAGRSTDTAFANK